In Seriola aureovittata isolate HTS-2021-v1 ecotype China chromosome 17, ASM2101889v1, whole genome shotgun sequence, a genomic segment contains:
- the LOC130185716 gene encoding disintegrin and metalloproteinase domain-containing protein 11-like yields MLAVWCFMVFAAVGERLAVSGEDRSPVQDGDMWDWFTPAGWQDSGDTTAEVTYPKRLVQQIKSEEEMAHDHLDTRVKNSTGDTLPVHLAQSCFQVEAFGHTFTLDLELNHHLLSSEYVERHFNQDGRPSQSVGGEHCYYQGRLRGLPESWAAVSTCHGLCGMFSDGFFSYGIEPVHNGTNQGDGAHLIRRMPDIRLSPLCADCTEDSEWDSTGGDGDDARPDQTREQQVSGGLKRSKRFVRKPSVQTETKYIELMVVNDNEMFVQLRRSTSQTKNFAKAVVNMADAIYKEQLNTRIVLVAMETWAPKNMMPVVEDPLITLQNFMKYRKDNIKEQSDVVHLFSGRNFHSSRSGTAYTGGVCSLTRGGGINEYGNVGAMAITLCQSLGQNIGMRWNNARNSAGDCRCPDTWLGCIMEDTGYYLPRKFSRCSIDEYIQFLLQGGGSCLFNKPNKLLDPPECGNGFVEPGEECDCGSQVECARNGGACCKKCTLTHDAMCSNGLCCSGCKYERRGVVCRDAVNDCDISETCTGDSSQCPHNVHKLDGYMCDTSQGRCYGGRCRTRDGQCRGLWGYNSADRFCYEKLNAEGTEKGNCGPGPEGQGWLQCNKPDVLCGFLFCANVTTKPKFGDLQGEVTSFTLYHQNKYLDCRGGHALLEDGSDLGYVEDGAPCGPNMMCLERRCLPVAAFNLSTCAGSNSGRICSDHGTCSNEVKCICDRDYTGKDCSVFDPIPEPTVPTGPEKKGPSGTNIIIGSIAGAILLAAIVLGGTGWGFKNIRRGRSGGG; encoded by the exons ATGCTGGCGGTGTGGTGCTTCATGGTCTTTGCGGCAGTGGGCGAGAGGCTTGCAGTCTcag GTGAGGACAGGAGCCCGGTGCAGGATGGAGACATGTGGGACTGGTTTACCCCGGCCGGGTGGCAGGACAGCGGTGACACCACGGCCGAGGTCACCTATCCGAAGCGGCTGGTGCAGCAGATCAAGTCGGAGGAGGAAATGGCTCACGACCACTTGGATACCAGGGTGAAGAACAGCACTGGGGACACGTTG cctgTCCACTTGGCTCAGAGCTGTTTCCAAGTGGAAGCCTTTGGACACACCTTCACTCTGGACCTGGAGCTGAACCA CCACCTCCTGTCTTCAGAATATGTGGAGCGGCACTTTAACCAGGATGGCAGACCCTCGCAGTCTGTG gGAGGGGAGCACTGCTACTACCAGGGAAGGTTAAGAGGTTTACCAGAGTCCTGGGCAGCTGTCTCCACCTGCCACGGCCTGTG CGGGATGTTCTCTGATGGCTTCTTCTCTTACGGGATCGAGCCGGTGCACAATGGGACCAATCAG GGTGATGGCGCTCACTTAATCCGCAGGATGCCTGATATCAGACTGTCCCCCCTCTGCGCAG actgtaCAGAGGACAGTGAGTGGGATAGCACGGGAGGTGACGGCGATGACGCCAGGCCAGACCAAACGAGGGAGCAGCAGGTGTCCGGGGGGCTGAAGCGCTCCAAGAGATTTGTGCGCAAGCCCTCTGTCCAGACTGAGACCAAATACATTGAGTTGATGGTGGTCAACGACAATGAAATG TTTGTACAGCTGCGTCGCTCAACTAGCCAAACCAAGAACTTTGCCAAAGCAGTGGTCAACATGGCAGATGCG ATCTACAAGGAGCAGCTGAACACAAGGATCGtgctggttgccatggagaccTGGGCCCCTAAAAATATGATGCCAGTAGTTGAAGACCCATTGATAACGCTGCAGAACTTCATGAAATACAGGAAAGACAACATCAAAGAGCAGAGCGATGTCGTCCACCTTTTCTC AGGGCGTAATTTTCACAGCAGCCGCAGTGGGACGGCCTACACAGGAGGAGTGTGCTCTCTAACCAGGGGAGGAGGAATCAACGAG TATGGGAATGTCGGTGCAATGGCCATCACTTTGTGCCAGAGTCTTGGACAGAACATCGGGATGAGGTGGAACAACGCCCGTAACTCTGCAG GAGACTGCAGGTGCCCAGACACCTGGCTGGGCTGCATCATGGAAGACACGGG atACTATCTGCCCAGAAAGTTTTCTCGCTGCAGTATTGACGAGTACATCCAGTTCTTACTCCAGGGGGGCGGGAGCTGCCTCTTCAACAAGCCCAACAAG CTGTTGGATCCTCCAGAGTGTGGGAATGGCTTCGTGGAGCCAGGGGAGGAGTGTGATTGTGGATCCCAGGTG GAGTGTGCCCGCAATGGAGGAGCCTGCTGTAAAAAGTGCACACTTACCCATGATGCCATGTGCAGTAATGGACTCTGCTGCAGTGGCTGCAAG TATGAGCGGAGGGGCGTGGTGTGTCGAGATGCTGTGAACGACTGTGATATCTCGGAGACCTGCACCGGAGACTCCAGCCAG TGCCCTCATAATGTCCACAAGCTGGATGGCTACATGTGTGATACCAGTCAG GGCCGATGTTACGGTGGACGATGCAGGACACGTGACGGGCAGTGTAGGGGACTTTGGGGCTATA ATTCAGCAGACAGGTTTTGTTACGAGAAGCTGAATGCTGAGGGGACAGAAAAAGGCAACTGTGGTCCAGGTCCTGAAGGCCAGGGCTGGCTGCAGTGCAACAAGCC tgATGTTTTATGCGGCTTCTTGTTCTGTGCCAACGTGACGACGAAGCCAAAGTTCGGAGACCTGCAGGGCGAGGTGACCAGCTTCACCCTCTATCATCAAAACAAATACCTGGACTGCAG AGGTGGCCATGCTCTGCTGGAGGATGGCTCTGATCTGGGCTATGTGGAGGATGGCGCTCCCTGTGGCCCCAACATGATGTGTTTGGAGCGACGCTGCCTCCCTGTGGCGGCGTTCAACCTCAGCACCTGTGCGGGATCCAACTCTGGGCGCATCTGTTCCGACCACggg acctGCAGTAACGAGGTGAAGTGTATCTGCGACAGGGACTACACAGGGAAGGACTGCAGCGTCTTTGATCCCATCCCTGAGCCTACAGTCCCAACGGGCCCCGAGAAGAAAG GTCCCAGTGGCACCAATATCATAATAGGGTCCATCGCAGGTGCTATTCTCCTGGCAGCTATAGTCCTAGGGGGAACAGGATGGGGATTTAA GAACATTCGAAGAGGAAG ATCTGGTGGCGGATAA
- the 42sp43 gene encoding P43 5S RNA-binding protein-like — protein MDEKTNGVRSVKPAAGPPRQLLHCTHAGCGATFTRQWKLKEHETVHTGARPCRCTTAGCGRSFSRKSHLSRHMLQHEGLKQFKCKFATCTKSFFDSKKLKRHARYCHGDKNKYFKCNQPNCSLTFKKRRLFKLHLKGHEVSATFKCSRDGCTATFDSHINRKAHEKKHAGYRCPYANCQVLEHTWGKLQKHMAKHPATISCQLCKKVFKKADALRKHKRIHASHKPVLVCPREDCQAYFSTTFNLQHHIRKVHLDLLKYKCAFPDCPRMFAMRESMNRHLLRHDPSATTLKKRQRPKKSWQKRLNGHHLPLVEENLNRLFALRMRISRRAKVETNLSGLFNERKIPHYVDPEVNLRNLFGIKQSRPLEEKSEVSTVKG, from the exons ATGGATGAGAAAACGAACGGTGTGCGGAGCGTGAAACCTGCCGCCGGTCCGCCGCGGCAGCTGTTACACTGCACCCACGCTGGCTGTGGAGCGACTTTCACTCGGCAGTGGAAACTGAAGGAGCATGAGACGGTGCACACCGGCGCG CGTCCGTGTCGGTGCACAACTGCGGGCTGTGGTCGCAGTTTCTCGAGGAAATCCCACCTGAGCCGCCACATGCTTCAGCACGAAGGACTGAAGCAATTCAA atGCAAATTTGCAACCTGCACGAAGAGTTTCTTCGACTCAAAAAAACTGAAGAGACATGCGCGTTACTGCCAcggagacaaaaataaatacttcaaG TGTAACCAGCCAAACTGCTCCTTGACCTTCAAAAAGCGCAGACTGTTTAAGCTGCATTTAAAGGGACATGAAGTGTCTGCTACATTCAA GTGTTCAAGGGATGGATGCACTGCCACGTTCGACTCCCATATCAACCGCAAAGCTCATGAGAAGAAGCATGCAG GGTACCGCTGCCCGTATGCTAACTGCCAGGTGCTTGAACACACCTGGGGGAAACTTCAGAAGCACATGGCCAAGCACCCAG CCACCATTTCATGCCAACTGTGTAAGAAGGTGTTTAAGAAAGCGGATGCCCTGCGGAAGCACAAACGAATCCACGCTTCCCATAAGCCTGTGCTGGTCTGTCCCAGGGAAGACTGCCAGGCCTACTTCTCTACAACCTTTAACCTGCAGCACCACATCCGCAAGGTGCACCTTGATCTACTCAAATACAAATGCGCCTTCCCTGACTGCCCACGCATGTTTGCTATGCGG GAGAGTATGAACAGACACCTGCTTCGCCATGACCCAAGCGCCACCACTCTGAAG AAACGTCAGCGGCCAAAGAAATCTTGGCAGAAGCGTTTGAATGGACACCATCTGCCCCTTGTGGAGGAAAACCTTAATCGCCTCTTCGCCCTGCGCATGCGAATCTCCAGACGAGCCAAAGTGGAAACCAACCTCTCAGGCCTCTTCAATGAACGCAAGATCCCGCATTATGTTGACCCAGAAGTCAACCTGCGCAACCTGTTTGGCATCAAACAGTCGCGTCCTTTGGAAGAGAAGTCTGAGGTCTCAACTGTAAAAGgttaa